In the genome of Pelobacter seleniigenes DSM 18267, one region contains:
- a CDS encoding MotE family protein, translating to MKTSAGLLLLALLLPAPLLHAAPATSTAPADLVGNKPISSVEERRILVSIEDEYTKLAEKKAEIDSREMQLKTLASEVDKKLAAMQKLRDELTKLLDRKQEAEGERIGELSLIYEKMAPQKAAVLIKGLDQQLAVDILLGIKKKTAGKILDNLDSQTATQLSKAFTEIPVGDTTGQ from the coding sequence ATGAAAACCAGCGCTGGTCTGTTATTGCTGGCCCTGTTGTTGCCAGCACCGCTGCTTCATGCTGCTCCGGCAACCTCGACAGCCCCGGCTGATCTGGTCGGCAACAAGCCGATTTCGTCGGTTGAAGAGCGGCGGATTCTGGTCTCTATCGAAGATGAATATACCAAGCTGGCAGAAAAAAAGGCCGAAATCGACAGCCGGGAAATGCAGCTAAAGACTCTTGCCAGCGAGGTCGATAAGAAGCTCGCAGCGATGCAGAAGTTACGGGATGAACTGACGAAACTTTTGGATCGTAAGCAAGAGGCGGAAGGCGAACGAATCGGCGAATTGAGCCTGATTTACGAAAAGATGGCTCCCCAGAAAGCAGCCGTCCTGATCAAGGGTCTGGACCAGCAACTGGCCGTCGATATTCTCCTCGGGATCAAGAAAAAGACCGCCGGGAAGATTCTCGACAATCTTGATTCGCAAACCGCCACCCAGCTGAGCAAGGCTTTCACCGAAATACCGGTGGGGGACACGACCGGTCAGTGA
- the fliJ gene encoding flagellar export protein FliJ — translation MAGKFKLQAVLNYRQLLENQAQQVLSLSLQEQAGMLKKIEEFRQRLQNHDAQLRVRQQEGMTVAEMELFEAGIQHCRQQIQQLQQKLLVLDRRITEERNTLLKTARERQVMEKLKEKQEAEYRHELDRKEREMLDEISLRLKGEGS, via the coding sequence ATGGCCGGGAAATTTAAATTGCAGGCGGTCCTGAATTATCGCCAGTTATTGGAAAACCAGGCCCAACAAGTGCTCAGCCTGAGCCTGCAGGAACAGGCCGGGATGCTGAAGAAGATCGAAGAATTTCGTCAGCGGCTGCAGAACCACGATGCCCAATTGCGGGTTCGCCAGCAGGAGGGGATGACCGTGGCCGAAATGGAGCTGTTCGAAGCCGGCATTCAGCACTGTCGCCAGCAGATTCAGCAGTTGCAGCAAAAGCTGCTGGTCCTTGATCGGCGTATAACGGAGGAGCGCAACACTTTGCTCAAAACAGCTCGCGAGCGGCAGGTGATGGAAAAACTGAAAGAAAAACAGGAGGCCGAATACCGGCATGAACTGGACCGCAAGGAACGGGAGATGCTCGATGAAATCAGCCTCCGGCTTAAAGGAGAAGGCTCATGA
- a CDS encoding FliI/YscN family ATPase: MTDLVACVKAVNPIKVSGKVIQIVGLVVEGYCPTATVGTLCRLLPLDGGAAVPAEVVGFRDSRALLMPLGELRGLGPGSLIQVMRSSATLPVGEQLLGRVIDALGQPLDEKPLLPCEDECPLYALPSSPMARKPIVQPLDLGIKAINSLLTCGIGQRMGIMAGSGVGKSVLLGMMAKHTQADINVIALIGERGREVREFIERDLGPEGLARSVVVTATSDQSPLLRMRGAFVATTIAEYFCNQGKNVLLLMDSVTRFAMAMREVGLAIGEPPTTKGYTPSVFATLPKLLERAGNFKNKGSITGLYTVLVEGDDMNEPVADSVRSILDGHIVLSRDLAARNHFPAIDILRSASRVMRDIVTPEHLQMNGQTREIMATHKEAEDLINIGAYVEGSNGKIDYAISRIEAVNDFLCQGMNDSVDLETTLAELNTLLLDRRKAAR; the protein is encoded by the coding sequence ATGACTGATCTGGTGGCTTGTGTCAAAGCGGTGAACCCGATCAAGGTCAGCGGCAAAGTGATCCAGATCGTCGGCCTGGTCGTCGAAGGCTACTGTCCGACTGCCACCGTTGGCACATTGTGCCGACTGCTGCCCCTTGACGGCGGCGCAGCGGTGCCGGCCGAGGTGGTCGGTTTCCGTGATTCGCGCGCTCTGCTCATGCCCTTGGGGGAACTGCGCGGGCTCGGTCCCGGCAGCCTGATTCAGGTCATGCGCAGCAGCGCTACCCTGCCGGTGGGCGAACAGCTGCTGGGCCGGGTCATCGACGCTCTGGGGCAACCTCTGGACGAGAAGCCACTGCTCCCCTGTGAAGACGAATGTCCCCTTTATGCCCTGCCTTCCAGTCCCATGGCCCGCAAGCCCATTGTCCAGCCCCTTGACCTCGGCATCAAGGCGATCAACAGCCTGCTGACCTGCGGCATCGGTCAACGGATGGGGATCATGGCCGGCTCGGGGGTGGGTAAGAGCGTGCTGCTGGGGATGATGGCCAAACATACCCAGGCCGATATCAATGTCATCGCCCTGATCGGCGAACGGGGGCGGGAGGTGCGGGAATTCATCGAACGCGATCTGGGACCGGAGGGCCTGGCCCGTTCGGTGGTGGTCACGGCGACCTCGGACCAATCGCCGCTGTTGCGGATGCGCGGCGCTTTTGTGGCGACCACCATCGCCGAGTACTTCTGCAACCAGGGCAAAAACGTGTTGCTGCTGATGGACTCGGTCACCCGGTTTGCCATGGCCATGCGCGAAGTCGGCCTGGCCATCGGTGAGCCGCCGACGACCAAAGGCTATACCCCGTCGGTTTTTGCCACCTTGCCCAAGCTATTGGAACGGGCCGGGAATTTTAAGAACAAGGGGAGTATTACCGGCCTTTATACCGTGCTCGTCGAAGGGGACGACATGAACGAACCGGTGGCCGACTCGGTGCGTTCGATCCTTGACGGCCACATTGTTCTGTCTCGCGATCTGGCCGCCCGCAATCATTTCCCGGCCATTGATATCCTCCGCTCCGCAAGCCGGGTCATGCGCGATATCGTGACCCCGGAGCATCTGCAGATGAACGGTCAGACCCGGGAAATCATGGCCACCCACAAGGAAGCGGAGGATCTGATCAATATCGGCGCCTATGTGGAAGGGAGTAACGGCAAGATCGACTACGCCATCTCGCGGATTGAAGCGGTCAACGATTTCCTCTGCCAGGGGATGAACGATTCGGTTGATCTGGAGACGACCCTGGCCGAGCTGAATACTCTGCTGCTCGACCGACGCAAGGCGGCGAGGTAA
- a CDS encoding flagellar assembly protein FliH produces MSLSKIYRGSDASELKSFEFQSFGGPAPSAAPAEKKAAPVAPPPPTAAVAGHSAKEVEDAYARGLREGLEKAGQRLESATKALADALDEVSRLREKLAQNSRQDMLRLVMAVAEQVIRQQAAVDSSVVMNIIDHALQSAVRSDRYRVRINPADLAAVNEQKPLFIASVSGLKNLHIEADATISAGGCRVDSELGEVDATLETQLDSIRQALTAAMTEQ; encoded by the coding sequence ATGAGCTTGTCTAAGATTTACCGCGGCAGTGACGCGAGCGAACTGAAGTCTTTTGAATTCCAGTCTTTTGGTGGCCCCGCGCCGAGCGCGGCTCCGGCAGAAAAGAAGGCGGCCCCGGTGGCGCCGCCACCGCCGACGGCGGCCGTTGCCGGGCACAGCGCCAAGGAGGTTGAAGACGCCTATGCCCGCGGCCTTCGCGAAGGGCTGGAGAAAGCCGGGCAGAGACTGGAGTCGGCCACCAAGGCTTTGGCCGATGCCCTGGACGAGGTCAGTCGCCTGCGCGAAAAACTGGCCCAGAACAGCCGTCAGGATATGCTGCGCCTGGTGATGGCGGTGGCAGAGCAGGTCATTCGCCAGCAGGCGGCCGTCGATTCGAGCGTGGTCATGAACATTATCGACCACGCCCTGCAATCTGCGGTGCGTTCCGACCGTTACCGGGTGCGGATCAATCCGGCCGATCTGGCTGCGGTGAACGAGCAGAAACCACTCTTTATCGCCAGTGTCAGCGGTCTGAAAAACCTCCATATCGAAGCTGATGCGACCATTTCGGCCGGCGGCTGCCGGGTTGATTCGGAACTGGGAGAGGTCGACGCCACCCTGGAAACCCAACTGGACAGTATTCGCCAGGCCTTAACCGCAGCGATGACGGAGCAGTGA
- the fliG gene encoding flagellar motor switch protein FliG has product MKKAKHLTGAKKAAILLLCLGEDATAKIFEALDDSEVREISRCMINIDHVDPLLAREILEEFKEARGGDIGVYVRGDEFAKHAILGGGNAARAQYLLDQVSAGIEGRPLETISKMHPRMVAGLLENEHPQTVALILSTQKEDHTSKILSELPDELRGEVMYRIAKIENVSPEVISQIEEALQREVGVIVGKDRKQVGGIEKVVEILGKMEKGADQMILTSIEAVDPDMAEEIRRRMFTFEDMASIDNRGMQAILREVSTDMLTLALKTASDTLKQKVFANISQRAADMIMEDLEAMGPRKLSEVEAMQTEVVKIAMKLEEEGSVVIPGRGGGGDELV; this is encoded by the coding sequence GTGAAAAAAGCAAAACATTTAACCGGTGCCAAAAAAGCGGCGATTCTGCTGCTCTGCCTCGGTGAAGATGCTACGGCCAAGATTTTCGAGGCCCTCGATGATTCCGAGGTTCGGGAAATCAGCCGTTGCATGATCAACATCGACCATGTCGACCCGCTTCTGGCCCGGGAGATCCTTGAAGAGTTCAAGGAGGCCCGCGGCGGCGACATCGGCGTTTATGTGCGCGGCGATGAATTTGCCAAACACGCGATTCTGGGCGGCGGCAATGCCGCACGCGCCCAGTACCTGCTTGATCAGGTCTCAGCCGGCATCGAAGGGCGGCCGCTGGAGACCATCTCCAAGATGCATCCGCGGATGGTCGCCGGGTTGCTGGAAAACGAGCATCCGCAGACCGTGGCGCTGATTCTGTCGACTCAGAAGGAGGATCACACCAGCAAAATCCTCTCCGAACTGCCGGACGAACTGCGCGGCGAGGTGATGTACCGGATTGCCAAGATCGAAAATGTCTCGCCGGAAGTGATCAGCCAGATCGAAGAAGCGCTGCAGCGTGAAGTCGGCGTGATCGTCGGCAAAGACCGCAAACAAGTCGGCGGGATCGAAAAAGTGGTGGAAATTCTCGGCAAGATGGAAAAGGGTGCTGATCAGATGATTCTGACCAGCATCGAAGCGGTTGATCCGGATATGGCCGAAGAGATCCGGCGGCGCATGTTTACCTTCGAAGATATGGCCTCCATCGATAATCGCGGCATGCAGGCGATCCTGCGCGAGGTCAGCACCGACATGCTGACCCTGGCGCTAAAGACCGCCAGCGATACCCTCAAGCAGAAGGTTTTTGCCAATATCTCTCAGCGGGCCGCCGATATGATCATGGAAGACCTCGAGGCGATGGGGCCGCGCAAACTGTCTGAAGTTGAAGCGATGCAGACCGAGGTGGTCAAAATCGCCATGAAGCTTGAAGAAGAAGGGTCGGTCGTGATACCGGGCCGAGGTGGTGGTGGCGATGAGCTTGTCTAA
- the fliF gene encoding flagellar basal-body MS-ring/collar protein FliF, with protein MAAESKDIVQSEPVKKNLLNVIMEWSLARKLSLVAVALVCVVLFSLIIMQSRVADYSLLFANLPSRDAASIVEWLKERKIPYRLEDGGKKIMIPADQVYEARIELAGSGLSEGGVGFEIFDKQSFGMTDFAQKVNYRRALQGELMRTISSLAPVESARIHLALPEKRLFREQQQPATASVIVKLTPGRTLNEAQLQGIIHLVAGSVEGLEAENVTVVDSSGKALSRTRGDEMNGPMTPGMLTYQQTMERRLESRAQALLDRALGAGNSLVKVNADIDFDQRERVEEALDPKGAVVVSEQNSTEQGSGESSSGVPGVVSNLDQTKGMTVATTPSSRSSETVNYELSKVTSKTVSSVGNLKNLSVSVLVADRMEPGAEGSEPKSVPRSATELKDIEQMVRTALGISDTRGDLISVVSMPFETDFLDEPLPSPSVVDKVYPWLPVIKYGLLALAALMVYMIFLRPIIRTLRGANEETQPMKTVEELEAELRGIEQTPLLGGPSDPLAQIRQEVLGGDMLPVQVVKNWLRQEPAES; from the coding sequence ATGGCCGCAGAGTCAAAAGACATCGTTCAGAGCGAACCCGTAAAAAAGAACCTGTTAAATGTCATCATGGAGTGGTCACTGGCGCGTAAATTGAGCCTGGTGGCTGTGGCGCTGGTCTGCGTCGTCCTGTTCTCCCTGATCATCATGCAGTCCCGGGTGGCCGACTACAGTCTGCTGTTCGCCAACCTGCCGAGCCGGGATGCCGCATCCATCGTTGAATGGCTGAAGGAGCGCAAGATCCCTTACCGGTTGGAAGATGGCGGCAAAAAGATCATGATTCCGGCCGATCAGGTCTATGAGGCCAGGATCGAACTGGCCGGCTCCGGCCTTTCCGAAGGCGGGGTCGGTTTCGAAATTTTTGACAAGCAAAGCTTCGGGATGACCGATTTTGCCCAGAAGGTCAACTATCGTCGCGCGCTGCAGGGGGAATTGATGCGGACGATCTCCTCGCTGGCCCCGGTGGAGTCGGCGCGGATTCACCTGGCGCTGCCGGAAAAGCGGCTGTTTCGTGAGCAGCAGCAGCCGGCAACGGCTTCGGTCATCGTCAAGCTGACCCCGGGCCGAACCCTGAATGAAGCCCAGCTGCAGGGGATTATCCACCTGGTGGCAGGGAGTGTCGAAGGGCTGGAAGCCGAGAATGTCACGGTGGTCGATTCCAGCGGCAAGGCGTTGTCGCGGACCCGCGGCGACGAAATGAACGGACCGATGACGCCGGGGATGCTGACCTATCAACAGACCATGGAACGACGGCTGGAAAGTCGGGCCCAGGCGTTGCTGGATCGGGCCTTGGGGGCGGGCAACTCGCTGGTCAAGGTCAATGCGGATATCGATTTCGACCAGCGTGAACGGGTCGAGGAAGCCCTTGATCCCAAAGGGGCGGTCGTCGTCAGTGAGCAGAACAGCACCGAACAGGGCAGCGGGGAGAGTTCGAGCGGTGTTCCCGGTGTGGTCAGCAACCTGGACCAGACCAAAGGGATGACCGTGGCCACGACACCATCGTCGCGCTCGTCGGAAACTGTCAATTATGAATTGAGCAAGGTGACCAGCAAGACTGTCAGCTCGGTCGGCAACCTGAAGAATCTTTCCGTTTCGGTCCTGGTGGCCGACCGCATGGAGCCGGGCGCCGAAGGCAGCGAGCCGAAGTCAGTGCCGCGCAGCGCCACGGAGCTGAAAGATATCGAGCAGATGGTGCGGACCGCGCTGGGCATCAGCGACACCCGCGGCGATCTGATCTCGGTGGTGTCGATGCCGTTTGAAACCGATTTCCTGGATGAGCCCCTGCCATCGCCTTCAGTGGTGGACAAGGTCTACCCTTGGTTGCCGGTCATCAAATATGGCCTGCTGGCCCTGGCCGCGCTGATGGTTTACATGATCTTCCTGCGGCCCATCATCCGGACTCTGCGGGGAGCCAATGAGGAGACTCAACCGATGAAAACAGTGGAAGAGCTGGAAGCGGAATTGCGCGGGATAGAGCAGACCCCGTTGCTGGGTGGCCCGAGCGATCCGCTGGCACAGATCCGCCAGGAAGTGCTTGGCGGCGACATGTTGCCGGTGCAGGTGGTCAAGAACTGGCTGCGCCAGGAACCGGCTGAATCCTGA
- the fliE gene encoding flagellar hook-basal body complex protein FliE, which translates to MKSVSDITLSSHLKGLAKPQHAPSVSDIGNKFSEALKNSISQVNSAQVSADKAAEQIAAGETKNLHEAMIKLEEADISMRLMVQIRNKALDAYQEVMRMQV; encoded by the coding sequence ATGAAAAGTGTATCGGACATTACCTTAAGCAGTCATCTGAAGGGCCTGGCTAAACCGCAGCATGCCCCTTCGGTCAGTGATATCGGCAACAAATTCAGCGAAGCTCTGAAAAACTCCATCTCCCAGGTGAACTCGGCCCAGGTCAGTGCCGACAAGGCGGCCGAACAGATTGCCGCCGGCGAAACCAAGAACCTGCACGAAGCGATGATCAAGCTGGAAGAGGCTGACATCTCCATGCGCCTGATGGTGCAGATCCGCAACAAGGCGCTCGATGCCTATCAGGAAGTGATGCGGATGCAGGTCTGA
- the flgC gene encoding flagellar basal body rod protein FlgC yields MDMFTTMKISASALKAQRVRMNAISSNLANIETTRTPDGGPYRKREVVFQSTQQGFAETLDSQMRDAVQGVKVSYVQASPLPPRMVYDPSHPDANENGEVAMPNISLVEETADMMSASRAYEANVTVVKSAKRMALKALDIGK; encoded by the coding sequence ATGGACATGTTCACAACGATGAAAATCAGTGCTTCGGCACTCAAGGCCCAGCGGGTGCGGATGAACGCCATCAGCTCCAACCTGGCTAATATCGAAACCACCAGGACGCCGGACGGCGGTCCCTATCGCAAGCGGGAAGTGGTGTTCCAGAGCACCCAACAGGGCTTTGCAGAAACCCTCGACAGCCAAATGCGTGATGCGGTCCAGGGGGTCAAGGTCAGTTATGTGCAGGCCAGCCCGCTGCCGCCGCGGATGGTCTACGATCCGTCCCATCCCGATGCCAATGAGAACGGAGAAGTGGCCATGCCGAACATCAGCCTGGTGGAAGAGACCGCAGACATGATGTCGGCGTCCCGCGCTTATGAAGCCAACGTCACGGTGGTCAAATCAGCCAAGCGGATGGCGTTGAAAGCGCTGGACATCGGTAAATAG
- the flgB gene encoding flagellar basal body rod protein FlgB, with the protein MADFKITGQTIAVLQKSLDLRSEKQQVIAGNIANAETPGYAARKFSFEENLRDAINNPGIAARQTNSRHFPIGSGSIEAVQGTLDKDIDHSPLGDGNTVSMEDEMFDLAENQLLYEAGSQIIRKKLSLLKYAANNGSGG; encoded by the coding sequence ATGGCAGATTTTAAAATTACCGGGCAGACGATTGCGGTGCTGCAGAAAAGTCTTGATCTGCGGTCTGAGAAACAGCAGGTGATCGCAGGCAATATCGCCAATGCCGAGACCCCCGGCTATGCCGCGCGCAAGTTCAGTTTTGAGGAGAATCTGCGCGATGCCATCAATAATCCCGGAATTGCCGCCCGCCAGACCAACAGCCGGCATTTCCCCATCGGCTCGGGATCGATCGAAGCGGTGCAGGGAACCCTGGACAAGGATATCGACCACAGCCCTTTGGGCGACGGCAATACGGTTTCGATGGAAGACGAAATGTTTGACCTGGCCGAAAACCAGCTGCTCTATGAAGCCGGCAGTCAGATTATTCGCAAGAAGCTGTCCCTGCTGAAATACGCCGCCAATAACGGCAGTGGCGGCTAG
- a CDS encoding tetratricopeptide repeat protein, giving the protein MNQPLSILKILGMILFFVLFLLSTILPVRAAQAVSLIGMSKEETPYHTRITLEMSAVPQFQMEESGQRVDLLLNDADISGQLRKLPEDEAVVKILLAKKHHDLMVSILLRRPPKQVVAESKDNPGRVVLDLYWEDSSAARPAVAFRIADMPPRKAGSGASAYAQQSPWDGRWREFFAEYRQYWKLQLPLRFTLPELPPLVTDEHSPLWPLQQYTVQGKYLSLQHAAENLSGLNDEQTLRRTLLVAEARLRSDALESAVILLDQLRNDPNLPQALKARVEYLTAYGQAVGGQPVVAQLTLQSLLPRLSQGSPLLPLLHLLYGEAALASQQNQVALDQLTATKVTWPAALERMVALRRADAQAGLGHTGPALDAYRDLAEVPGLFEQQLFSCNRAAFSAFRSKSYTFAGDLYRRLIPPTEDLPGHDLVLFASGLSAYEAGDETWGMIGLERASLDEPGSEGSDRARLRLLDHQILKGGELELAEAAIKFGQLAQASKYRVVREESFFKQALAHYLLAENTLSVNELMKFRRDFHSSTLRREADLLLARQLPGVVHQLLADHNDLDAVVLVEQNRKLLLSGHLDREFLQDLATAFDNLGLYQRAARVLLYMLDRLDGQADQKYLYLPLIQSYFKRGEYAEVTDFAGRYLDKYPQGEDAGAIYGLLLDAYQHQGDNDQLLAWLHKPDRPSSPELDIRAAWDYWRLGRPADAIDSLERARQAGAQLQVKEMALLAEACYQVGRNQQAEKNYRSLLDDKEFGPQARYRTAQLLLRREESKPALAMLQQLVEQDGASPWGKLARDLLIQKKR; this is encoded by the coding sequence ATGAATCAACCTTTGTCGATTCTTAAAATTCTTGGAATGATTCTCTTTTTTGTGCTGTTTCTGCTGAGCACGATTTTGCCGGTCAGGGCCGCCCAGGCGGTGAGCCTGATCGGGATGAGCAAAGAAGAGACGCCGTATCATACCCGCATCACCCTGGAGATGTCGGCGGTGCCGCAATTCCAGATGGAAGAATCGGGGCAGCGGGTCGACTTGCTGTTAAACGATGCGGATATTTCCGGTCAATTGCGCAAACTGCCAGAAGATGAGGCCGTGGTCAAAATCCTGTTGGCCAAGAAGCATCATGACCTGATGGTTTCTATTTTGCTGCGGCGGCCACCCAAGCAGGTTGTCGCTGAAAGTAAGGACAATCCGGGGCGGGTGGTTCTGGACCTGTACTGGGAGGATTCCTCTGCGGCCCGCCCTGCCGTGGCCTTTCGAATCGCCGACATGCCCCCGCGCAAGGCCGGCAGCGGAGCCTCGGCCTATGCGCAACAGTCTCCCTGGGATGGGCGCTGGCGGGAATTTTTTGCCGAATACCGGCAATACTGGAAGTTGCAGCTGCCGTTGCGTTTTACCCTGCCCGAGCTCCCCCCGCTGGTGACGGATGAGCACAGCCCGCTGTGGCCGTTGCAACAGTATACCGTGCAGGGCAAGTACCTGAGTTTGCAGCATGCTGCTGAAAATCTGTCCGGGCTGAATGACGAGCAAACCCTGCGCAGGACGCTGCTGGTTGCGGAAGCCCGCCTGCGCAGCGATGCGCTGGAAAGCGCTGTGATTCTGCTTGACCAGTTACGGAACGACCCCAACCTGCCCCAGGCCCTCAAAGCCCGTGTCGAATATTTGACAGCCTATGGTCAAGCTGTTGGCGGGCAGCCGGTTGTCGCACAATTGACACTGCAGTCCCTCCTGCCCCGGCTGAGCCAGGGGAGCCCGTTGCTGCCGTTACTGCACCTGCTTTATGGCGAAGCAGCTCTGGCTTCGCAGCAGAACCAGGTCGCCCTCGACCAACTGACCGCAACCAAGGTGACCTGGCCCGCAGCATTGGAACGGATGGTGGCGCTGCGGCGGGCTGACGCCCAGGCCGGCTTGGGCCACACGGGCCCGGCGCTGGATGCTTATCGTGACCTGGCCGAAGTGCCGGGGCTTTTCGAACAGCAGCTGTTTTCCTGCAACCGCGCAGCTTTCAGTGCATTCCGGTCCAAGTCCTACACCTTTGCCGGTGACCTGTACCGGCGGCTGATCCCGCCGACCGAAGATCTGCCCGGGCATGACCTGGTGCTGTTTGCGAGCGGGTTATCCGCTTATGAAGCGGGTGACGAGACCTGGGGCATGATCGGCCTGGAGCGGGCGTCCCTGGACGAACCGGGGAGCGAAGGCTCCGACCGTGCCCGGCTGCGGCTGCTTGATCATCAGATTTTGAAAGGTGGCGAACTGGAACTGGCCGAGGCTGCCATCAAGTTCGGCCAGCTGGCGCAAGCCTCAAAGTATCGGGTTGTGCGCGAGGAAAGCTTTTTCAAACAGGCCCTGGCCCATTATCTGCTGGCGGAGAACACACTCAGCGTAAATGAATTGATGAAGTTTCGGCGCGATTTCCACAGTTCCACCTTACGTCGTGAGGCTGATCTGCTGTTGGCCCGGCAACTGCCCGGCGTGGTCCATCAGCTGCTGGCAGACCACAATGACCTGGATGCGGTGGTGCTGGTGGAGCAGAACCGTAAATTGCTGCTCAGCGGCCATCTTGACCGTGAATTCCTGCAGGATCTGGCCACCGCATTCGACAACCTGGGCCTCTATCAGCGGGCCGCGCGGGTGCTGCTGTATATGCTCGACCGCTTGGACGGGCAAGCGGATCAGAAGTATCTTTATCTGCCGCTGATTCAATCCTATTTCAAGCGGGGCGAATATGCGGAGGTGACGGACTTTGCCGGCCGTTACCTGGATAAATACCCCCAAGGCGAGGATGCGGGTGCCATTTACGGGCTGCTGCTGGATGCCTATCAACACCAGGGCGACAATGATCAGTTGTTGGCCTGGTTGCATAAGCCTGATCGTCCGTCCAGCCCCGAGCTGGATATCCGGGCCGCCTGGGATTATTGGCGGTTGGGGCGTCCCGCGGACGCTATCGACAGTCTGGAGCGGGCGCGCCAGGCCGGCGCTCAACTGCAAGTCAAAGAAATGGCACTGCTGGCGGAAGCCTGCTATCAGGTGGGGCGTAATCAACAGGCGGAAAAAAATTATCGGAGCTTGTTGGATGACAAAGAATTCGGCCCGCAGGCCCGCTATCGAACCGCACAACTGCTGCTGCGGCGGGAGGAAAGTAAACCGGCTCTGGCCATGCTGCAGCAGCTGGTCGAGCAGGATGGTGCCAGCCCCTGGGGGAAGTTGGCGCGGGATTTGCTCATTCAGAAGAAACGCTGA
- a CDS encoding S-(hydroxymethyl)glutathione dehydrogenase/class III alcohol dehydrogenase — MKTQAAVAFAAGAPLEIVEVDLQGPQAGEVLVELKATGICHTDAFTLSGDDPEGAFPVILGHEGAGIVREVGPGVSSVKPGDHVIPLYTPECRECQFCLHPKTNLCQAIRTTQGQGLMPDGTSRFSLDGRPILHYMGCSTFANFTVLPEIAVAKIRSDAPFDKVCYIGCGVTTGIGAVVFDAKVEPGSNVVVFGLGGIGLNVIQGARMVGADRIIGVDINPSKVPLAEKFGMTDFINPKDTDDVVAAIIDLTDGGADYSFECIGNVHTMRQALECCHKGWGESVIIGVAGAGQEISTRPFQLVTGRVWRGSAFGGARGRTDVPKIVEWYMNGKINIDDLITHTMPLMEINHAFELMHEGKSIRSVVLY; from the coding sequence ATGAAAACCCAAGCTGCCGTCGCCTTTGCTGCAGGCGCACCGCTGGAGATAGTCGAGGTCGATCTGCAAGGACCGCAGGCCGGAGAAGTTCTCGTGGAGCTGAAAGCCACCGGCATCTGCCACACCGATGCGTTTACGTTATCGGGGGATGACCCGGAAGGCGCCTTTCCGGTCATCCTCGGTCATGAGGGAGCCGGTATTGTCAGAGAGGTCGGACCGGGCGTCTCCTCGGTCAAACCGGGCGATCATGTCATCCCCCTCTACACCCCCGAATGCCGGGAATGTCAGTTCTGCCTGCATCCCAAGACCAACCTCTGCCAGGCGATCCGCACCACTCAGGGGCAGGGGCTGATGCCGGACGGAACCAGCCGCTTTTCTCTCGACGGGCGCCCCATTCTTCATTACATGGGGTGCTCGACCTTCGCCAATTTCACGGTCCTGCCTGAAATCGCCGTTGCCAAAATCCGCTCCGATGCGCCGTTTGACAAGGTCTGCTATATCGGCTGCGGGGTCACCACCGGGATTGGCGCAGTCGTCTTCGACGCCAAGGTTGAGCCGGGCTCCAATGTCGTGGTGTTCGGCCTCGGCGGCATCGGCCTGAACGTCATCCAGGGTGCGCGGATGGTGGGTGCCGACCGGATTATCGGAGTCGACATCAATCCATCCAAAGTTCCCTTAGCGGAGAAATTCGGCATGACCGACTTCATCAACCCCAAAGACACCGATGACGTGGTTGCCGCCATCATTGATCTGACCGACGGCGGTGCAGATTACAGTTTCGAGTGCATCGGCAATGTCCATACCATGCGCCAGGCGCTGGAATGCTGTCACAAAGGCTGGGGCGAATCGGTTATCATTGGCGTTGCCGGCGCTGGCCAGGAGATCAGCACCCGTCCCTTCCAACTGGTCACCGGCCGGGTCTGGCGGGGCAGCGCCTTCGGCGGGGCTCGTGGCCGTACCGATGTCCCGAAGATCGTCGAGTGGTACATGAACGGCAAGATCAATATCGATGACCTGATCACCCACACCATGCCGTTGATGGAGATCAACCACGCTTTCGAGCTTATGCACGAAGGCAAAAGTATTCGTTCCGTCGTGCTTTACTGA